The DNA region GAATCCGCCGTTGCCGCCCCGGCCGCCGTAGCCGTTGTTGGTCGGCATCTGACCGTGCGCACCGTCGCCACCGTCACCGGCATCACCGCCGTTGCCGGCCAGGCCGGTCCGGTCGCCGGCGTCGCCTCCCCGGCCGCCGTTCCCGCCGAAACCGCCATACCCGTTGTTGGTCGTGATGACGCCGTGCGCGCCATCGCCACCGATCCCTCCGTCGCCACCATCGCCTACCCGGGCACCGGCGCCGACCTGACCGGCCAGACCACCGGTGCCACCGTCACCGCCGTGCCCGCCGTAGCCGTTGTTCTTCGTGATATCGCCATGCGCGCCGTCACCGCCATCACCGGCATGACCGCCGTTACCGGCCCGACCCGTCAGATCCCCGGCATCGCCACCCCGACCGCCGTTCCCGCCGTGCCCGCCGTAGCCGTTGTTGGCCGTGATGTCGCCGTGCGCACCATCACCGCCGGCACCGCCATCGCCGCCATTACCCGCCAGGCCGCCGGTACCCACCAGACCGGCCAGACCGCCGGTGCCACCGTTGCCACCGCGCCCGCCGTAGCCGTTGTTGGACCTGATGTCCCCGCGAGCACCGTCACCACCGGCACCTCCGGCACCGCCGTTGCCGGCCCGTCCCGTGAGGTCCCCGGCATCGCCACCCCGGCCACCCTGACCTCCGCGGCCGCCCTGACCGTTGTCGACAGTCGGAACACCTGTGGCGCCCTTGCCGCCGGTGCCACCGTCCCCACCACTGCCGCCTACACCGCGAGGACCGCGGGTGTGTCCGTCGGCCTGTAGACCACCCTGACCGCCCTGACCACCGGTGCCTCCGTTGCCGCCTGCGGTGCCATCGACCGCGCGTGCGGTTCCGTCGGAACCGTCCGCGCCCCGGCCACCACTGCCGCCGGTGCCACCGGCACCCGCCGCGCCGTCCGCGCCTGCGGCCGCTTGGCCGTTACGGCCGGCGCCACCGATTCCGCCGACGCCGGCGTTGCCTCCGGTGCCGCCGGCCCCGCCTGTTTCGCCGTGGATGGAGGTGTTGCCATCGGTCAGACCATCACGGCCATCGCGGCCGTCGGTGCCATCGGCACCGTTACCGGCGTTACCACCGACACCACCAAGACCCTGGCGGCCGTCGGTGCCAGCTTCGCCGTCGGCAGCTTGAGTCAGGCCGTCTCCGGAGAGTCCACCGCGGCCCACGGTTCCAGCCAGACCACCGGCGCCGCCGTCGCCGCCGGCACCACCTGCGCCGCCATTGCCACCAGCCAGACCGTCACCGGTCTGCTCGAAACCATTACCGCCCTGGCCGCCGGCACCACCGTCACCGCCGTCGCCACCATCACCGGCAGCACCACCGACACCACCAACACCGGAGTTGCCATCGCGGGCGCCCGCACCGGCGGCACCACCGTTGCCGCCCGCGCCACCGTTGCCGCCTCGGCCACCGTCGGTGCCGTCGCCACCGCGCTCACCTGCAGTGCCATCAATCGACGACTCGGTTCCATCGACACCGTCGACCCCGACACCACCGTTGGTCCCGGACCCGCCATCGAGGCCGTCCCCGCCGGCACCGCCGGCACCACCGTTGCCGCCATCACCCTGCGATGCCCGGTCCAGGCCATCGGCGGTCAGGCCACCGAGGCCACCTGCACCGCCGGCGCCACCGTTGCCACCGGCAGTGCCATCGATCGCACCCGCGACACCATCGACACCATCAGCACCCCGACCACCGGCACCACCGTTACCGCCGGAACCCGCGAGGCCGTCGACACCATCAGCCGCCTGGCCACCGCGGCCGCTACCACCGGCACCGCCGACACCCGCATTGCCACCGGCGCCACCGGCTTGGCCGGCTTCACCGTGGATGGAGGTGTTGCCATCGGTCAAACCATTACGACCGTCGGCACCATCGGTGCCATCAGCACCATTCCCGGCGTCACCACCGACACCACCAAGACCCTGCCGGCCATCGGTGCCTGCATCACCATCAGCCGCCCGGGCCCCGTCACCGGAGAGACCCCCGCGGCCCACGGTCCCGGCCGCGCCACCGGCGCCACCGTCGCCGCCGGCACCACCACTGCCGCCGTTACCACCAGCCAGGCCATCACCGGTCTGCTCGAAACCATTGCCACCGTGGCCACCGGCACCACCATCGCCGCCGTCGCCACCATCACCGGCAGCACCACCGACACCACCAACACCGGCGACACCATCACGGGCACCGGTACCTGCGGCACCACCGTTGCCGCCCGCACCACCATCGCCACCGCGTTCACCGGCCGTGCCGTCGCCACCGCGGCCACCTGCAGTGCCATCAATCGACGACTCGGTCCCATCGACACCGTCGACCCCGGCTCCACCGTTGGTCCCGGACCCGCCATCGAGGCCGTCGCCGCCAGCACCACCGGCACCACCATTGCCACCATCACCCTGCGCTGCCCGGTCCAGGCCATCGGCGGTCAGACCACCCAGACCACCCGAACCCCCAGCGCCACCATTACCGCCCGCAGTGCCATCAATTGCACCCGCAACACCGTTGGCGCCATCAGCGCCCCGACCACCGGCACCACCGTTACCGCCGGAACCCGCGTCGCCATCGGCACCATCGGCCGCCTGACCACTACGGCCGCTACCACCAGTACCGCCGACACCGGCGTTACCACCGGCGCCACCGGCTTGGCCGGCTTCACCGTCGATGGAGGTGTTGCCATCGGTCAAACCATTACGACCGTCGGCGCCGTCGGTGCCATCAGCACCGTTACCGGCATTACCGCCGACACCACCGAGACCCTGCCGGCCATCGGTGCCTGCATCACCATCAGCGGCCCGGACCCCGTCTCCGGAGAGTCCACCGCGGCCCACGGTCCCGGCCACGCCACCGGCGCCACCGTCGCCGCCGGCGCCACCACTGCCGCCGTTGCCACCAGCCAGGCCGTCACCGACCTGCTCGAAACCATGACCGCCGTGGCCGCCGGCACCACCGTCGCCGCCGTCACCGCCGTCACCCGCAGCACCACCGACACCACCAAGACCGGCGACACCGTTACGGGCACCGGTACCTGCGGCACCACCGTTGCCACCCGCGCCACCATCGCCACCGCGGTCGCCATCGGTGCCGTCTTCGCCGACGCCACCGTTGCCGCCGTTGGGCGAGAGGGCCGTCCCGTTGTCACCGTCGACCCCGACACCACCGTTGGTCCCGGACCCGCCATCGAGGCCGTCGCCACCTGCACCGCCGGCACCACCGTTGCCGCCATCACCCTGCAGGCCACGCGCTTGACCGTCGGCGGTCAGACCACCCAGACCACCCGATCCCCCAGCGCCACCATTGCCACCGGCAGTGCCATCGATCGCACCCGCAACACCATCGACACCATCAGCACCCCGACCACCGGCACCACCGTTACCGCCCACACCGGCGTCGCCATCGGCACCATCGGCCGCCTGGCCACCGCGGCCACTGCCACCGACACCACCGACACCCGCATTGCCGCCAGCACCACCGGCCTGGCCGGCTTCGCCGTCGATGGAGGTGTTGCCGTCACTCAAGCCATCACGGCCGTCGGCACCATCGGTGCCATCAGCACCATTCCCGGCGTTACCACCGACACCACCAATACCTTGGGCGCCATCGGTGCCCGCGGCACCATCGGCAGCTTGAGTCAAGCCGTCTCCGGAGAGTCCACCGCGGCCCACGGTTCCAGCCAGACCACCGACGCCACCGTCGCCGCCGGCGCCGCCACTGCCGCCGTTGCCGCCGACCAGGCCATCACCGGTCTGCTCGAAACCATTGCCGCCGTGGCCGCCGGCACCACCGTTGCCGCCGTCGCCGCCATCACCGGCCGCACCACCGACGCCACCGGCCCCGGTGTTGCCGTCGCGGGCACCCGTGCCTGCGGCGCCACCGTTGCCGCCCGCGCCACCATTGCCACCGCGTTCACCATCGGTGCCGTCGCCACCGGCGCCACCGTTGCCACCGTTGATCGACGACGCGGTGCCCTCAGCACCGTCGGCACCGACACCACCCTGAGTCCCGGCAGCACCCGACAGGCCGTCGCCACCGGCTCCGCCGGCACCACCATTGCCGCCATCACCCTGCAGGCCACGCGCCTGGCCGTCGGCGGTCAGGCCACCCAGACCACCCGATCCACCGGCACCACCGTTGCCACCGGCAGTGCCATCGATTGCACCCGCAACACCATCGACACCATCAGCACCCCGGCCACCACTGCCGCCATTACCGCCGACACCGGCCTCACCGTCCGCACCATCGGCCGCCTGACCACCGCGACCGCTACCACCGGCACCGCCGACACCGGCATTACCGCCGGCGCCACCGGCTTGACCGGCTTCACCATGGATGGAGGTATTGCCATCGGTCAGGCCATCACGACCGTCGGCGCCGTCGGTGCCATCAGCACCGTTACCGGCGTTACCACCAACACCACCAAGACCCTGCCGGCCATCGGTGCCCGCGGCACCATCAGCAGCCTGAGTCAGGCCGTCGCCGGAGAGTCCACCGCGGCCGACGGTTCCCGCCTCGCCACCTGCGCCACCGTCGCCGCCGGCGCCACCACTGCCGCCGTTGCCACCAGCCAGGCCGTCACCAACCTGCTCGAAACCATTACCACCGTGGCCGCCGGCACCACCATCGCCGCCGTCGCCACCATCACCGGCCGCACCACCGACGCCGCCCGCCCCGGCGTTGCCATCGCGGGCACCCGCACCGGCAGCACCACCGTTACCGCCCGCACCACCGTTGCCGCCCCGGCCACCGGCCGTGCCGTCTTCGCCGACGCCGCCATTGCCGCCGTTGGGCGAGAGGGCCGTCCCGTTGTCACCGTCGGATCCGGCACCACCATTTGTCCCGGACCCGCCATCGAGGCCGTCGCCACCGGCTCCGCCGGCACCACCATTGCCGCCGTCGCCCTGCGATGCCCGGTCCAAGCCATCGGCGGTCAGACCACCCAGACCACCCGAGCCACCGGCACCACCATTACCGCCAGCGGTGCCATCGATTGCACCCGCAATACCGTCGGCGCCGTCAGCACCCCGGCCACCGGCACCACCGTTACCGCCGATACCCGCTTCGCCATCGGCACCATCAGCAGCCTGACCACCCCGACCGCTACCACCAACACCCCCGACACCGGCATTGCCACCGGCACCACCGGCTTGGCCGGCTTCACCGTGGATGGAGGTGTTGCCATCGGTCAAACCATTACGGCCGTCGGCGCCGTCGGTGCCATCAGCACCGTTACCGGCGTCACCACCGACACCACCAACACCTTGAACGCCATCGGTGCCCGCTTCGCCATCAGCAGCCTGCGTCAAGCCGTCGCCGGAGAGTCCACCGCGGCCCACGGTCCCGGCGAGACCACCGACACCGCCGTCGCCGCCGGCGCCACCACTGCCGCCGTTACCCCCGGCCAAGCCGTCACCGGTCTGCTCGAAACCATTACCACCGTGGCCGCCGGCACCACCATCGCCGCCGTCGCCACCATCACCGGCAGCACCACCGACACCACCAAGACCGGCAACACCATCACGGGCACCCGCGCCAGCAGCACCGCCGTTGCCACCCGCGCCACCGCTACCACCGCGTTCACCATCGGTGCCGTCGCCACCGACGCCACCATTGCCACCGTTGATCGACGACGCGGTGCCTTCAGCACCATCGACACCGACACCACCATTGGTGCCCGCAGCACCCGAAAGACCAGCACCGCCGGCACCACCGGCACCACCGTTACCGCCATCACCCTGCAGGCCACGCGCCTGGCCGTCAGCGGTCAGACCACCCAGACCACCCGATCCCCCAGCGCCACCATTGCCACCTGCAGTGCCATCGATGGCACCCGCAACACCATCGACACCATCAGCACCCCGACCACCGGCACCACCGTTACCGCCCACGCCGGCTTCACCATCGGCACCATCAGCCGCCTGACCACCGCGGCCACTGCCACCAACACCGCCGACACCGGCATCGCCACCGGCACCACCGGCCTGGCCGGCTTCACCATCAACCGAGGTGTTGCCATCGGTCAAACCATTACGACCGTCGGCACCATCGGTGCCATCAGCACCATTCCCGGCGTCACCACCAACACCACCAACACCTTGGGCGCCATCGGTGCCGGCCTCGCCATCGGCAGCTTGAGTCGAGCCGTCGCCGGAGAGTCCACCGCGGCCCGCGGTTCCGGCCTCGCCACCGGCACCGCCGTCGCCGCCGTCGCCACCACTGCCGCCGTTGCCGCCGGCCAGACCGTCACCGGTCTGCTCGAAACCATTGCCACCGTGGCCGCCGGCACCACCATCGCCGCCGTCGCCACCATCACCGGCAGCACCACCGACACCACCAACACCGGCGACACCATCACGGGCACCCGCACCGGCAGCACCACCGTTACCGCCCGCACCACCATTG from Mycolicibacter sp. MU0083 includes:
- a CDS encoding PGRS repeat-containing protein — protein: MAASSAFGAALTFGLMPLANPAPAHADGFWDFFGIGPSDDTPVFDPFDLSTWTFTGPLDEVFDADHAQQWQETFYLPLHDAIQDWINSDLGSGVNGAINMLFAPLTEGACGLICNGADGTEFNPDGQTGGLWFGDGGNGWNSTIEGVAGGNGGLAGGIGNGGDGGAGGLGADGGNGGHGGEHWGNGGDGGAGGAGTAFLAGGDGGDGGSSGQAQDYFGMGAWGNGGNGGRGGDGWTGLNGADAGLAGGAGGHGVVGGMAGNGGAGGAGSSFVGIGGNGGAGGVGGAGGNGGNGADGLSGGFTGGGIGSVDGGAGAVGGAGGNGAAGGRGGQGGAAGSGGSAHGVAGLDGDGGRGGSGGVGGAGGAGADGGVVGADGGNGGAGGAGGQAGAGGAAGGAGARAGADGDAGVGGNGGAGGRGVDGVDGVAGAVDGTAGGNGGAGGSGGLGGLTADGLDRASQGDGGDGGAGGAGGDGLDGGSGTNGGAGSDGDNGTALSPNGGNGGVGEDGTAGGRGGNGGAGGNGGAAGAGARDGNAGAGGVGGAAGDGGDGGNGGAGGQGGNGFEQVGDGLAGGNGGSGGAGGDGGAGGLAGTVGRGGLSGDGLTQAADGAAGTDGRQGLGGVGGDAGNGADGTDGADGRDGLSDGNTSIDGEAGQAGGAGGNAGVGGTGGSGRGGQAADGADGEAGVGGNGGAGGRGADGVDGVAGAIDGTAGGNGGAGGSGGLGGLTADGVNRASQGDGGNGGAGGAGGAGLSGAAGTQGGVGADGAEGAASSINGGNGGVGEDGTDGDRGGDGGAGGNGGAAGTGARDGVAGAGGVGGAAGDGGDGGDGGAGGRGGDGFEQVGDGLAGGNGGSGGAGGDGGAGGAAGTVGRGGLSGDGLTQAADGAAGTDGRQGLGGVGGNAGDGADGTDGADGRNGLTDGNTSVDGEAGQAGGAGGNAGVGGVGGSGRGGQAADGADGDAGIGGTGGAGGRGADGVDGVAGAIDGTAGGNGGAGGSGGLGGLTADGQARGLQGDGGNGGAGGAGGAGLSGASGTQGGVGADGAEGTASSINGGNGGVGEDGTDGERGGNGGAGGNGGAAGAGARDGVAGVGGVGGAAGDGGDGGDGGAGGHGGNGFEQTGDGLAGGNGGSGGDGGDGGAGGEAGTAGRGGLSGDGSTQAADGEAGTDGAQGVGGVGGDAGNGADGTDGADGRNGLTDGNTSVDGEAGQAGGAGGDAGVGGVGGSGRGGQAADGADGEAGVGGNGGAGGRGADGVDGVAGAIDGTAGGNGGAGGSGGLGGLTADGQARGLQGDGGNGGAGGAGGAGLSGAAGTNGGVGVDGAEGTASSINGGNGGVGGDGTDGERGGSGGAGGNGGAAGAGARDGVAGLGGVGGAAGDGGDGGDGGAGGHGGNGFEQTGDGLAGGNGGSGGAGGDGGVGGLAGTVGRGGLSGDGLTQAADGEAGTDGVQGVGGVGGDAGNGADGTDGADGRNGLTDGNTSIHGEAGQAGGAGGNAGVGGVGGSGRGGQAADGADGEAGIGGNGGAGGRGADGADGIAGAIDGTAGGNGGAGGSGGLGGLTADGLDRASQGDGGNGGAGGAGGDGLDGGSGTNGGAGSDGDNGTALSPNGGNGGVGEDGTAGGRGGNGGAGGNGGAAGAGARDGNAGAGGVGGAAGDGGDGGDGGAGGHGGNGFEQVGDGLAGGNGGSGGAGGDGGAGGEAGTVGRGGLSGDGLTQAADGAAGTDGRQGLGGVGGNAGNGADGTDGADGRDGLTDGNTSIHGEAGQAGGAGGNAGVGGAGGSGRGGQAADGADGEAGVGGNGGSGGRGADGVDGVAGAIDGTAGGNGGAGGSGGLGGLTADGQARGLQGDGGNGGAGGAGGDGLSGAAGTQGGVGADGAEGTASSINGGNGGAGGDGTDGERGGNGGAGGNGGAAGTGARDGNTGAGGVGGAAGDGGDGGNGGAGGHGGNGFEQTGDGLVGGNGGSGGAGGDGGVGGLAGTVGRGGLSGDGLTQAADGAAGTDGAQGIGGVGGNAGNGADGTDGADGRDGLSDGNTSIDGEAGQAGGAGGNAGVGGVGGSGRGGQAADGADGDAGVGGNGGAGGRGADGVDGVAGAIDGTAGGNGGAGGSGGLGGLTADGQARGLQGDGGNGGAGGAGGDGLDGGSGTNGGVGVDGDNGTALSPNGGNGGVGEDGTDGDRGGDGGAGGNGGAAGTGARNGVAGLGGVGGAAGDGGDGGDGGAGGHGGHGFEQVGDGLAGGNGGSGGAGGDGGAGGVAGTVGRGGLSGDGVRAADGDAGTDGRQGLGGVGGNAGNGADGTDGADGRNGLTDGNTSIDGEAGQAGGAGGNAGVGGTGGSGRSGQAADGADGDAGSGGNGGAGGRGADGANGVAGAIDGTAGGNGGAGGSGGLGGLTADGLDRAAQGDGGNGGAGGAGGDGLDGGSGTNGGAGVDGVDGTESSIDGTAGGRGGDGTAGERGGDGGAGGNGGAAGTGARDGVAGVGGVGGAAGDGGDGGDGGAGGHGGNGFEQTGDGLAGGNGGSGGAGGDGGAGGAAGTVGRGGLSGDGARAADGDAGTDGRQGLGGVGGDAGNGADGTDGADGRNGLTDGNTSIHGEAGQAGGAGGNAGVGGAGGSGRGGQAADGVDGLAGSGGNGGAGGRGADGVDGVAGAIDGTAGGNGGAGGAGGLGGLTADGLDRASQGDGGNGGAGGAGGDGLDGGSGTNGGVGVDGVDGTESSIDGTAGERGGDGTDGGRGGNGGAGGNGGAAGAGARDGNSGVGGVGGAAGDGGDGGDGGAGGQGGNGFEQTGDGLAGGNGGAGGAGGDGGAGGLAGTVGRGGLSGDGLTQAADGEAGTDGRQGLGGVGGNAGNGADGTDGRDGRDGLTDGNTSIHGETGGAGGTGGNAGVGGIGGAGRNGQAAAGADGAAGAGGTGGSGGRGADGSDGTARAVDGTAGGNGGTGGQGGQGGLQADGHTRGPRGVGGSGGDGGTGGKGATGVPTVDNGQGGRGGQGGRGGDAGDLTGRAGNGGAGGAGGDGARGDIRSNNGYGGRGGNGGTGGLAGLVGTGGLAGNGGDGGAGGDGAHGDITANNGYGGHGGNGGRGGDAGDLTGRAGNGGHAGDGGDGAHGDITKNNGYGGHGGDGGTGGLAGQVGAGARVGDGGDGGIGGDGAHGVITTNNGYGGFGGNGGRGGDAGDRTGLAGNGGDAGDGGDGAHGQMPTNNGYGGRGGNGGFGGSAGGELGRAGSGGNGGNGGTGATGTIRFNNGTGGNGGDGGTGGDAGRVGIGGSPGTRGPVDSGDISGLNGNGGAGGTGGNGADGVAGVNNGTPGQGGAGGALGRAGSGGIGGEPGTSGDRGAPGKPAA